A window of Mus pahari chromosome 7, PAHARI_EIJ_v1.1, whole genome shotgun sequence contains these coding sequences:
- the LOC110324641 gene encoding uncharacterized protein LOC110324641, with translation MRVLGGPEDPGPPEVRGSPGVLPSGWRIIHCSQGWLLLPLLRLPLRRHQRMREKQKGMGRSSGGKSDVAAAAALRPGLGLPSGVGQGAGPRGGEQEPGAALGRGTAVHRRPHPADPSGMTGSGAHPGPAPTSRMRRRHRQPSPHRTRACWEM, from the coding sequence ATGCGAGTCCTGGGCGGCCCGGAGGATCCCGGCCCTCCCGAGGTCAGAGGCTCACCTGGAGTCCTCCCCTCCGGCTGGAGAATCATTCATTGCAGCCAAGgctggctgctgctgcctctccttCGCCTTCCCCTCCGCCGCCaccagagaatgagagaaaaacagaaggggATGGGGCGGAGCAGCGGCGGCAAGAGTGATGTTGCTGCGGCCGCTGCGCTGCGGCCCGGGTTAGGTCTCCCGTCTGGGGTGGGGCAAGGGGCGGGGCCGCGGGGCGGGGAACAAGAGCCCGGCGCGGCCCTTGGGCGAGGGACAGCGGTGCATCGCCGCCCGCACCCCGCCGACCCCTCAGGGATGACAGGCTCCGGTGCCCACCCAGGTCCCGCGCCCACCAGTCGGATGCGGCGCCGCCACCGCCAGCCGTCACCCCACCGAACCCGAGCATGCTGGGAGATGTAG